A stretch of Imperialibacter roseus DNA encodes these proteins:
- a CDS encoding low molecular weight protein-tyrosine-phosphatase, with protein MIKVLFVCLGNICRSPMAEAIFNRQLKERGLSAQIASDSAGTSRYHIGADPDPRTIDCSIGNNTPIDHKARQVRIEDYHEFDYVLAMDQNNYRDIAAVFKKEHPHFYLMREFDEERDSLDVPDPYFGGMDGFQEVYDMLWRASDKLIDSIAREKNL; from the coding sequence ATGATAAAGGTACTTTTTGTATGCCTGGGGAATATTTGCCGGTCACCCATGGCGGAAGCAATTTTCAACAGGCAGCTCAAAGAGCGGGGGCTGTCCGCCCAGATAGCGTCCGACTCAGCAGGAACTTCAAGGTACCACATCGGGGCCGATCCCGACCCACGTACCATCGACTGTTCCATTGGCAACAATACGCCCATTGACCACAAAGCCCGGCAGGTTCGTATTGAAGACTATCACGAGTTTGACTACGTCCTCGCCATGGATCAAAACAACTACAGAGACATTGCCGCTGTTTTCAAAAAGGAGCATCCCCACTTTTACCTGATGCGGGAATTTGATGAGGAACGTGACAGCCTCGACGTGCCCGATCCCTACTTCGGCGGCATGGACGGTTTCCAGGAAGTGTACGATATGCTGTGGCGGGCAAGCGACAAACTAATTGACAGCATTGCCCGGGAAAAGAACCTCTAA
- a CDS encoding serine hydrolase domain-containing protein, whose amino-acid sequence MKKLLLIFGAVICIAYSCQQPETSSTPYEAAIAESSRMIDSLMTAEKVPGIDVAVAINGEVVWSQGFGYADLEHEAPVRAGYSLFRIGSVSKPITSAAMGTLMDAGQLDLTQPVQTYVPDFPEKRYPITVKQVGGHIGGIRHYQGREMLSAAYYPTVMGGLNIFRDDTLLFAPGTKYSYSSYGFNLLSAVVEGASGEDFLPFVQKNVFEALQMEHTTPDINHKIIPGRVSFYDVDSLGNIVNATYVDNSYKWAGGGFISCTKDLIKFGEAHRTGTFLSDSVRSILLTSQALADGKVTGYGVGWGVWEKNGRKGFGHTGGSVGGITDFRVYPKEGLILVLLSNSSVTKYGNVSDRIVELFLAGDK is encoded by the coding sequence ATGAAAAAATTGCTTCTGATTTTCGGGGCTGTCATCTGTATCGCTTACAGTTGCCAGCAACCCGAGACCTCCTCCACACCTTACGAAGCTGCCATTGCAGAAAGCAGCCGAATGATCGACTCGCTGATGACCGCCGAGAAAGTGCCTGGGATCGACGTAGCTGTCGCTATCAACGGCGAAGTCGTTTGGTCACAAGGCTTTGGCTATGCCGATCTGGAGCATGAAGCGCCGGTAAGAGCGGGTTATTCACTGTTCAGAATTGGTAGCGTGTCGAAGCCCATTACCTCGGCTGCCATGGGCACACTGATGGACGCCGGTCAACTTGACCTTACTCAACCTGTGCAAACCTATGTGCCCGACTTCCCTGAAAAGAGATATCCCATCACTGTGAAGCAGGTAGGCGGCCATATTGGCGGCATTCGACATTACCAGGGCCGGGAGATGCTGAGCGCTGCCTACTACCCAACGGTAATGGGAGGGCTAAACATCTTCAGGGACGACACACTGCTGTTTGCCCCTGGCACGAAATACTCTTACTCCAGCTATGGATTCAACCTGCTCAGCGCCGTGGTGGAGGGAGCAAGTGGGGAGGACTTTCTCCCGTTTGTGCAGAAAAATGTCTTCGAAGCACTTCAAATGGAACACACTACCCCCGACATCAACCACAAAATCATTCCCGGCCGTGTATCGTTTTACGACGTCGACAGCCTTGGCAACATCGTGAATGCCACCTACGTCGACAACAGCTACAAGTGGGCTGGCGGAGGATTTATCAGCTGCACGAAGGATTTGATCAAATTTGGGGAGGCTCACCGCACCGGAACATTCCTCAGCGACAGCGTTCGTTCGATCTTACTTACCTCCCAAGCGTTGGCCGATGGTAAAGTAACAGGGTATGGTGTGGGTTGGGGCGTATGGGAAAAGAATGGCAGAAAAGGGTTCGGCCACACAGGCGGTTCAGTGGGAGGCATTACCGACTTCCGGGTCTACCCCAAAGAAGGCTTGATTCTCGTGCTTTTGTCAAACTCCTCTGTTACAAAGTATGGAAATGTAAGTGATCGGATCGTCGAGCTTTTTCTCGCCGGTGACAAATAA
- a CDS encoding Gfo/Idh/MocA family oxidoreductase — MQRRSFVATTGAAVAGSMLVNPMNAFARRAKRKVVMVGTGSRGIGFWGKRVVNSYGDDLEFVGLHDVNKGRMDLAKNEFAPNAKMFDNFDDMLDKTKPDLVIVTTMDSTHHEFVIKSLNKGYNVLTEKPMTTDDVKCQAILDAERKSGKKVIVGFNYRYSTLATAIKQQLADNVAGKLTSVDFHWYLNVYHGADYFRRWHRLTENSGSLWVHKASHHFDLLNWWIDSDPIEVVAFGELEHYGKNHTAFKHTNCRPCPHKSNCKFYWDMTKSKNLMSLYADNEKYDGYLRDGCVWKDDINIYDKMSAQIKYANGVVVNYSLTTYSPYEGWRVAFNGMEGRLDSWEDIPWQQGKDEVDQANRHELEMTQGKKEEAEEFDQMMVMKNFADYQQIKVPRVRAGHGGGDSRLQDRIFKDPNAPDPLRHAAGSRDGAMAVLIGVAARKSIEQGNKKIKIADLTDLKPSVKRL; from the coding sequence ATGCAGAGAAGATCATTTGTAGCTACTACCGGAGCGGCAGTTGCTGGCTCCATGTTGGTGAATCCCATGAATGCCTTTGCCCGGCGGGCAAAAAGGAAAGTCGTCATGGTTGGTACAGGGTCAAGAGGAATTGGCTTCTGGGGGAAGAGGGTTGTTAACAGCTATGGTGACGACCTTGAGTTTGTTGGGCTGCATGACGTGAACAAAGGGCGGATGGACCTGGCCAAAAACGAATTCGCACCCAATGCTAAGATGTTCGACAACTTCGACGACATGCTTGACAAGACCAAGCCTGATCTGGTGATTGTCACCACCATGGATTCTACCCACCATGAGTTTGTTATCAAATCGCTGAACAAGGGCTACAACGTGCTCACGGAAAAGCCCATGACGACCGACGACGTTAAATGCCAGGCGATTCTGGATGCGGAGCGGAAGTCGGGCAAAAAGGTGATTGTTGGCTTTAACTACCGGTATTCCACTTTGGCCACGGCCATCAAGCAGCAACTGGCAGACAATGTAGCCGGGAAGCTTACCTCGGTGGACTTCCACTGGTACCTGAATGTGTACCACGGGGCCGATTACTTCCGCCGCTGGCATCGCCTGACTGAGAACAGCGGCAGTCTTTGGGTCCACAAGGCCAGTCATCATTTTGACCTCCTCAACTGGTGGATCGATTCTGACCCTATTGAAGTGGTGGCATTTGGAGAACTGGAGCATTATGGCAAGAACCACACAGCATTCAAGCACACCAACTGCCGCCCATGCCCCCACAAAAGCAACTGCAAGTTTTATTGGGACATGACCAAGAGCAAAAACCTGATGAGTTTGTATGCTGACAACGAAAAATATGACGGCTACCTGAGAGATGGCTGCGTTTGGAAAGACGACATCAATATCTACGACAAAATGAGTGCTCAGATCAAATACGCTAATGGAGTGGTGGTGAACTATTCGCTGACTACCTATTCGCCTTACGAGGGCTGGCGTGTGGCATTCAACGGCATGGAAGGCAGGCTCGACAGCTGGGAGGATATTCCATGGCAGCAGGGCAAAGACGAGGTAGACCAGGCCAACCGCCATGAGCTGGAAATGACCCAGGGCAAAAAAGAAGAGGCTGAGGAGTTTGACCAGATGATGGTGATGAAGAATTTTGCCGACTATCAGCAGATCAAAGTGCCAAGAGTGAGAGCAGGTCATGGTGGGGGCGACAGCCGACTACAAGACAGGATTTTCAAAGATCCGAATGCGCCTGATCCACTGCGCCATGCGGCCGGTAGCCGGGATGGGGCCATGGCCGTGCTGATTGGTGTGGCTGCCCGAAAAAGCATAGAGCAAGGCAATAAGAAGATCAAGATTGCCGACCTGACAGATTTGAAACCCAGCGTAAAGCGGCTTTAA
- a CDS encoding TVP38/TMEM64 family protein has product MRLLYLFLALAAIVLTSFFIWGDPLMETFSMEGSVSWLSQYGSWAWAMGIVLLMGDLLLPLPATLVMSALGYIYGSVVGGLISAAGSFITGSFGYWLCRLMGEKAAIKLLGEKDYEKGKKLSGKIGGWVVVLSRWLPVFPEVISCMAGMVRMNATHFHLALASSAIPMGFVFAFIGSAGTENPTIAVILSAGLPPLIWLAIRPIFKARLKL; this is encoded by the coding sequence ATGCGTCTGCTCTACCTTTTCCTTGCTTTGGCAGCCATTGTGCTGACCTCTTTCTTCATTTGGGGCGATCCGCTAATGGAGACTTTCTCTATGGAAGGCTCTGTTAGCTGGCTTAGCCAGTATGGCAGCTGGGCCTGGGCCATGGGCATCGTGCTGCTGATGGGCGACTTACTGCTCCCACTACCTGCCACACTTGTTATGTCTGCGCTGGGCTATATTTATGGGTCGGTGGTTGGCGGGCTTATCAGCGCAGCAGGTTCTTTTATCACGGGTTCCTTTGGTTACTGGCTGTGCCGCCTCATGGGCGAGAAAGCCGCCATCAAGCTGCTGGGTGAAAAGGACTACGAAAAAGGAAAGAAGCTTTCCGGCAAAATAGGCGGCTGGGTAGTGGTGCTTTCCCGTTGGCTGCCTGTGTTCCCTGAGGTGATTTCGTGCATGGCCGGCATGGTGCGCATGAATGCCACACACTTTCATCTGGCGCTGGCCAGCAGTGCCATTCCCATGGGGTTTGTTTTTGCCTTTATTGGAAGTGCTGGGACAGAGAACCCAACCATTGCAGTGATATTAAGCGCAGGGCTGCCTCCGTTGATTTGGCTCGCCATCAGGCCGATATTTAAAGCGAGGCTTAAGCTGTAA
- a CDS encoding pyridoxamine 5'-phosphate oxidase family protein: protein MPKPTPEPIDPARVPQLAAELVKKVKFPVLATIDNDQPRLRPVSPVRTDGFTVYVANLKSYGKTAEIAANPKVELCYVDEEHNQVRITGVAEVVNERALLEDIWNSNRLLQHYLGSVDNPQLIVYRVVPKRVRFMLEWALEYYEVPLA from the coding sequence ATGCCGAAGCCTACTCCCGAACCCATCGACCCTGCCAGAGTACCACAGCTTGCTGCCGAGCTTGTGAAGAAAGTGAAATTTCCTGTGCTGGCCACGATCGACAACGACCAGCCCAGGTTGCGGCCCGTGTCGCCAGTGCGAACCGATGGCTTTACGGTGTACGTGGCCAACCTGAAGAGCTACGGGAAAACAGCGGAGATTGCAGCCAATCCAAAAGTGGAGCTTTGCTATGTAGACGAAGAGCACAACCAGGTGCGCATTACGGGCGTGGCAGAGGTGGTCAATGAAAGGGCCTTGCTGGAAGACATCTGGAATAGCAACCGTCTGTTGCAGCACTACCTGGGCAGCGTTGATAATCCCCAGCTGATTGTGTACAGGGTGGTGCCCAAGAGGGTAAGGTTCATGCTGGAGTGGGCACTCGAGTATTATGAGGTGCCGCTGGCCTAG
- a CDS encoding Gfo/Idh/MocA family oxidoreductase has protein sequence MAPARKINRREFVGSAALASMAFTIVPRHVVGGTGYVAPSDKLNLAYIGCGTQGMREMVGLIANPKLQITSVCDPNKLSTNYIDWSPYGIRNSIRKALGDDSWGANFNGIMGGRDIGHDFVTKYYAKNKPSGKYKGCQSYEDFRELLEKESGIDAVKVMTPDHLHATVSIAAMKKGKHVVIHKPIANRMYETKLTIDTARKTGTSTHLLAWSKRSGNDVVKKWIADGAIGNLKEIHNWSYRPVWQQWTQNPTETQPVPDGFNWDLWLGPVPDRPYHPNYTHCVFRGWYDFGGGSIADMGHYSLWPLFLTLGVKTPAYSAEAYGTTTRTTVDGVSKGVVNDVAFPYSSIVRFKFAKQDTLPAFDLFWYDGGMKPHTPEELEVDGKDMPQEGMMFVGDKGKILAEFRCENPVLLPESRMKSYLAGKPAPEETTVRGDDVWIDAFQSKTQSPGSFLYAGAISETINLGAVALRAGKRVVYDSAKMEITNDAEANKFLRREYRKGWEL, from the coding sequence ATGGCACCAGCAAGAAAAATCAATCGGCGGGAGTTCGTCGGGTCGGCTGCTTTGGCGTCGATGGCATTTACCATTGTTCCGAGGCACGTTGTGGGAGGCACAGGCTATGTTGCTCCCAGCGACAAACTCAACCTGGCGTATATTGGGTGCGGCACCCAGGGGATGAGGGAAATGGTTGGTCTTATTGCCAACCCAAAGCTGCAAATCACCTCCGTTTGCGATCCCAACAAGCTAAGCACCAATTACATCGACTGGTCACCCTACGGCATCAGGAATAGCATCAGAAAGGCGCTGGGCGACGACTCATGGGGGGCCAATTTCAACGGGATCATGGGCGGCAGAGACATCGGCCATGATTTTGTCACAAAATATTATGCAAAAAATAAGCCTTCGGGAAAATACAAAGGCTGCCAGTCCTATGAAGACTTTCGTGAACTCCTGGAGAAGGAGTCGGGGATCGATGCTGTGAAGGTGATGACACCTGATCATTTGCACGCCACCGTGTCCATTGCAGCCATGAAAAAAGGCAAGCATGTGGTGATTCACAAACCCATTGCCAACCGGATGTACGAAACCAAACTGACGATAGACACGGCCAGGAAAACCGGCACAAGCACACACCTGCTGGCCTGGAGCAAGCGCAGTGGCAATGATGTGGTGAAAAAATGGATTGCTGACGGCGCCATCGGCAACCTGAAAGAAATCCATAACTGGTCGTACCGCCCGGTGTGGCAGCAATGGACGCAAAACCCTACGGAGACGCAGCCTGTGCCCGATGGCTTCAACTGGGACCTGTGGCTGGGCCCTGTACCCGATCGGCCTTACCATCCCAACTACACCCACTGCGTGTTCCGGGGCTGGTACGACTTCGGTGGCGGCAGTATAGCCGACATGGGCCACTACAGCTTGTGGCCGCTTTTCCTGACTTTGGGAGTAAAAACGCCTGCCTACAGTGCCGAAGCCTACGGCACCACCACCCGAACGACCGTGGATGGCGTCAGTAAGGGTGTCGTGAACGACGTTGCCTTCCCTTATTCGAGCATCGTCAGGTTTAAGTTTGCCAAACAAGATACACTTCCTGCCTTCGACCTGTTCTGGTACGATGGAGGCATGAAGCCTCATACGCCTGAAGAGCTGGAAGTGGATGGCAAAGACATGCCTCAGGAGGGTATGATGTTCGTGGGTGATAAGGGAAAGATTTTGGCAGAGTTCAGGTGTGAGAACCCAGTGCTGCTGCCCGAGTCAAGGATGAAGAGCTACCTGGCAGGAAAGCCTGCCCCTGAAGAGACCACAGTGAGAGGCGACGATGTTTGGATTGATGCCTTTCAAAGTAAAACGCAGTCGCCCGGAAGCTTCCTTTATGCAGGGGCTATTTCTGAAACGATCAACCTTGGGGCTGTGGCCCTGCGAGCAGGCAAACGGGTGGTGTATGACTCGGCGAAGATGGAAATTACGAATGATGCCGAAGCGAACAAGTTCCTGAGAAGGGAGTACCGGAAAGGATGGGAGTTATAG
- a CDS encoding TIM barrel protein translates to MNRRDFMGKTAAVGAASLMGPAAFAASKTKTSTPIIMKDDISLAQWSLVDEVREGKWKTVDFAKVAREDFGLNGIEYVNTLMEVPHENYLKQLNKNAADHGVKNVLIMVDAEGDGASDTKEGRKQFVINHRKWIDIAQYLGCHAIRTNCRGPEGANKDEALKWAVESYNMLLEYAMEAGVKVVIENHGGVSNDGDWMVRLMQEVNNLYFGTYPDWRRPMDDFDNVSYLEKTLPYAHGMSYRNQPTEELTAKMINMAKNSGYSGWYGIESSGRAEIKKGKELLNKYLFSKK, encoded by the coding sequence ATGAACAGAAGAGATTTTATGGGAAAAACAGCGGCTGTTGGGGCCGCCTCCCTGATGGGGCCTGCTGCCTTTGCGGCCTCAAAAACGAAAACGTCAACCCCTATCATTATGAAAGATGACATTTCGCTTGCACAGTGGTCGCTGGTGGATGAGGTGAGGGAAGGAAAATGGAAGACCGTCGATTTTGCCAAAGTGGCCAGGGAAGACTTTGGTCTTAACGGGATAGAATATGTGAACACGCTCATGGAAGTGCCTCACGAAAACTACCTGAAACAGCTTAACAAGAATGCCGCCGACCACGGTGTAAAAAATGTGCTTATTATGGTGGATGCCGAAGGCGATGGAGCCTCCGATACCAAAGAGGGTCGTAAGCAGTTTGTGATCAATCATCGCAAGTGGATCGACATCGCTCAGTATCTTGGCTGTCATGCCATTCGCACCAACTGCAGAGGGCCGGAAGGAGCCAACAAAGACGAAGCGCTTAAATGGGCAGTGGAGTCGTACAATATGCTGCTGGAGTATGCCATGGAGGCAGGCGTCAAGGTGGTGATAGAAAACCATGGTGGCGTGTCGAACGACGGCGACTGGATGGTGAGGCTGATGCAGGAAGTGAACAACCTGTACTTTGGCACGTATCCTGACTGGCGCCGCCCGATGGATGACTTTGACAATGTAAGCTACCTGGAGAAGACGCTGCCTTATGCCCATGGTATGAGCTATCGCAACCAGCCCACGGAGGAGCTGACAGCCAAAATGATTAACATGGCTAAAAATTCAGGCTACAGTGGCTGGTATGGCATTGAGTCGAGCGGGCGAGCGGAAATCAAAAAAGGGAAAGAGCTGCTCAATAAGTACTTGTTCAGTAAAAAGTAA
- a CDS encoding pirin family protein gives MSAIIKIKPLGFPWETQDPFLFCVHHADAYPKGNDQMGPDASLSGRAIGNDFTIKDGWRMYHGSKVPGFPAHPHRGFETVTIATKGLIDHSDSLGAAARFGNGDVQWMTAGKGVQHSEMFPLLSKEKDNPLELFQIWLNLPQKHKLVPPHFGMLWNETIPREVVKDVNGKTTEVMIVAGKLGDKTAPTPPPHSWANDADHDVAIWTINMEPGATFTLPKASKGAKRSIYFYKGELLQVEDQSINAYKAVELQADQEAVLTNGKEPGFLLMLQGKPIGEPVAQYGPFVMNNQAEIQQAMQEYQRTQFGGWPWPNHEHVHAREKGRFAIHADGKVEEKG, from the coding sequence ATGTCAGCCATTATCAAAATAAAACCACTGGGCTTCCCCTGGGAAACCCAGGACCCTTTCCTCTTCTGTGTGCACCATGCCGATGCCTACCCTAAAGGCAACGACCAAATGGGCCCGGATGCCTCCCTTTCCGGCAGGGCCATTGGCAACGACTTCACCATCAAAGACGGCTGGAGGATGTACCACGGCTCAAAAGTACCTGGCTTCCCGGCCCACCCGCACCGTGGCTTTGAAACGGTGACCATCGCCACCAAAGGCCTGATCGACCATTCCGACTCGCTGGGCGCTGCCGCCCGCTTTGGCAATGGCGACGTGCAGTGGATGACCGCCGGAAAAGGCGTACAACATTCGGAAATGTTTCCGCTGCTGAGCAAGGAAAAAGACAACCCCCTGGAGCTGTTCCAGATTTGGCTCAACCTGCCGCAAAAGCACAAGCTGGTGCCTCCCCACTTTGGCATGCTTTGGAATGAAACCATTCCCCGGGAAGTGGTGAAAGATGTTAATGGCAAGACCACAGAGGTAATGATCGTTGCCGGGAAACTGGGCGACAAAACAGCCCCTACTCCCCCACCCCATTCCTGGGCCAATGATGCCGACCATGACGTTGCCATCTGGACAATCAACATGGAGCCGGGCGCTACGTTTACGCTGCCTAAAGCTTCGAAGGGAGCCAAAAGGTCGATTTACTTCTACAAAGGCGAGCTGCTACAGGTGGAAGACCAAAGCATCAATGCCTACAAAGCTGTGGAGCTGCAAGCCGATCAGGAAGCGGTGCTGACGAACGGCAAGGAGCCCGGCTTTCTCCTGATGCTGCAAGGCAAGCCGATTGGGGAGCCCGTGGCGCAGTACGGCCCGTTTGTGATGAACAACCAGGCGGAGATTCAGCAGGCGATGCAGGAGTACCAGCGCACGCAGTTTGGCGGCTGGCCCTGGCCCAACCACGAGCACGTGCATGCGAGAGAAAAGGGCAGGTTTGCTATCCATGCTGATGGGAAGGTGGAGGAGAAAGGGTAA
- a CDS encoding nucleotide-binding protein, translated as MAKRTIATKSENNNPTVLVVGREYFKEELGKRIVIGEEIHNRQIQTNRQFEQARQDYYDWNDFNSEFLKQSFNNPNNEYKSSYDNVNQKFIYVSQSPAEELQEFIEDVKNKVNNLRQLVAKTSLIKTEINEPIIAKTSSAASNKVFIVHGHNNEVKVNIARTVEKLGLEAIILHEQANSGKTIIEKFEEHSEVAFAIVLLTDDDFGKSKKADSLNNRARQNVILELGYFIGKLSRNKVCPLYVPGVELPSDLHGLLYIELDAEESWKFKLAKELKASGLDVDVNKIL; from the coding sequence ATGGCAAAAAGAACAATTGCGACAAAAAGCGAGAACAATAACCCGACTGTCCTTGTAGTTGGACGTGAATATTTTAAAGAAGAGCTCGGCAAAAGAATAGTCATTGGAGAAGAAATTCATAACAGACAAATTCAGACAAATAGACAATTTGAACAAGCGAGACAGGACTACTATGACTGGAATGATTTCAATTCCGAATTCTTGAAACAGTCTTTTAACAATCCTAATAATGAATACAAAAGCAGTTATGACAATGTAAATCAGAAATTCATTTACGTTTCCCAATCACCAGCGGAAGAATTACAAGAATTTATTGAAGACGTAAAAAATAAGGTAAACAATTTACGTCAACTCGTGGCTAAGACATCGCTTATAAAAACAGAAATAAATGAACCTATAATTGCAAAGACATCATCTGCTGCAAGTAATAAAGTATTTATTGTTCACGGACATAACAATGAGGTAAAAGTTAACATTGCGAGGACGGTAGAAAAGCTTGGACTTGAGGCAATAATTTTACATGAGCAAGCCAACTCTGGAAAAACAATTATTGAAAAGTTTGAAGAACATTCTGAGGTTGCATTTGCAATTGTTTTATTAACTGATGACGATTTCGGCAAAAGCAAAAAAGCTGACAGTTTGAATAATCGAGCAAGACAAAATGTAATTCTTGAATTAGGCTATTTCATCGGCAAACTGTCCAGGAATAAAGTTTGCCCCCTGTATGTTCCTGGAGTTGAGTTACCCAGTGACCTACATGGACTACTATACATTGAACTTGATGCAGAAGAAAGTTGGAAGTTTAAGTTGGCAAAAGAATTAAAGGCATCTGGTCTTGACGTGGACGTAAATAAAATCCTATAG